The Mercurialis annua linkage group LG2, ddMerAnnu1.2, whole genome shotgun sequence genome contains a region encoding:
- the LOC126667467 gene encoding kinesin-like protein KIN-12C isoform X1, with the protein MSTSYRIKPNHSPEEANENEFEQSSSSVAVAHNFPPPRTPLNAITDPSQYYTESDTARLGRFSSKKFEAVDRFGSDYGTPALRVSSIRQGRVSSEANSVQSTPAKCSSRVSLGGGGTMGTYGRTKGRDLYSIINNRFSSGNSMENSDYSVQVPHFELDENPSFWADHNVQVLIRIRPLSNMEKVSHGYGRCLKQESSQTLVWFGHPETRFTFDHIACETISQEKLFRVVGLPMVENCMSGYNSCMFAYGQTGSGKTHTMMGEINQLEDNINEDCGITPRIFEYLFSRIRMEEVSRRNEKLRFNCKCSFLEIYNEQITDLMEPSSTNLQLREDSKKGVYVENLTEYHVETVNDVTKLLLQGAANRKMAATNMNSESSRSHSVFTCIIESWWEKGSTTHFRFARLNLVDLAGSERQKSSGAEGDRLKEAANINKSLSTLGLVMMSLVDLAQGKHRHVPYRDSRLTFLLQDSLGGNSKTTIIANISPSMCSANETLSTLKFAQRAKLIQNNAKVNEDASGDVGTLQRQIQQLKDQLSFLTRHFNFSVSAPSCVPNFEESSLASNPHIINSLKEKGEADNQNLISIAHEKVKSMEATLVGALRREKMAEKELLKFEAKIELVNQFACQREEELELARTMLELQEAKNKHLEYLVDGSLPSDHFLMEENKALKEENQLLQARVDKIPQMKCFALDNLRLHEKLQVFQNFYEQGERETLLAETSELREQLLDTLERKIESSSTFENHDGGILEELEECRNINSQLMREVEELKAELRKHSSCTHAAFDALTDSFWKDSVEIRLSDRYSMVETVSTECDYGDEMALTGQAIRNSMFEVGSDRLQSLEKQSKVIAMEGNEEMTALQAKLEKLTKDLEQAKLLNFKYQEDQTSQLSHQHQVEIICEQVEAETTKTIIHLQEKVTALQIELNEKLCCMARENMKLKKNIHDREEEITVLCGEWENATFELTSFLLEGSKSLEDASGQIESIICSFPQANVWIREQVERATRACINKEEAILQLEKSLEDTQKLVIEMELKIRSLKEATLALNEFPQSDCDESIEESINLRMLLNEKIDMIKLLESQLKCKEDHILEAEKRAGAAFLVMKWLSDYHKESLGNDIGRGIHISKWVYPAIEDIDAQISSGSLIIESGNAVDALYMDVEMHLASIRRDTFEASTTYMNYIQDLVKEIQEMRSKFMELKENKTGFQSSAIRLQASKSLMFQPLENQHTLHAVRDELAKGIDKLKIIEDSISKNDYLVEADNWSSDYSLSSYSASDNDFSNEIVVSPNQLDGHTCHSMFSGKIPEEIVDLTFQMDLSAENGTEDLKKTLENSHHNEAMTSCIRKEVKLAITAFNSLYAHLTTILDEKKIVDSSCPGGTNNSFGSRMEIEEVLAPNNSEVASDDKVNHVHASTFICKFEEARETMMEADHMLNALLKANENAKELNEKWKQASEKLMVERSQLVEENEQLKASINLKDEENKLKLDEICNGLVELRESISLFEGCFLQMQRVVNDSCKFLFSDVLHMGNEMLHFICNSRSSLEDIFSEIMEKEFAHFVMHQCVVEATIHRIRNFSVQSEIHPSEQEECHMVTNSSQTVYNNSQDDTVISHNKVAGGEQLGILNETMTYKNLSLEKELQRKEVLLKGLHLEFSFLQEAVSKRKDIKDETQKLILALNEVRYELEMKTSQFDNLLVQYKKFEGYLADSKNALSISNSDLCNAKEKIDTLSKENTELKMQLKDLYLKKSEAEEQMKEQKEVVRGLEKEIIHLTSAVEKEISSSVEGLEEDLRKAADERDQLREEICSLNDQLEVAYALADEREAISVESRHESEASKLYAEQKEEEVKILEHSVEELDSTINVLEKKVYEMDEEVERHKLVRESLELELQALRDRLLTAGNFTDIINSVNATAAQSEDPVSRQFQHRLLELHEAHNQIRLLERDVAQKDEEIKQWKEYISELVLHSEAQASQYQKKYMTLEAMVHEVSSAAAPPPPPDNSGKSSIRTRGSSSPFRCISNLVQQMNLEKDQELSVARVRVQELEAMLASRQKEVCMLNARLAAAESMTHDVIRDLLGVKLDMTNYANLIDQCQVQRLLEAAHNHTEEYKAKEQETLNLKRQINDLMEEKERLLNQPSDASYDCSCILELTQKESELLDAQITLEQLQERDQLLSQQNEMLKMDKTNLLKKVVELDDKLKTLLGKQSTQNQLQRTSKIKEKMDSDHLTKKLAHSEKILSRVTDELAHYQNSSSNQLHFDNRRSSRR; encoded by the exons ATGTCAACAAGCTAtcgaattaaaccaaatcacTCACCGGAAGAAGCAAACGAGAATGAATTTGAACAATCATCGTCGTCAGTAGCAGTAGCTCATAATTTTCCACCTCCAAGAACGCCACTAAACGCAATTACTGATCCATCTCAGTACTACACTGAATCCGACACAGCTCGACTTGGTAGATTTTCAAGTAAGAAATTCGAGGCTGTGGATAGATTTGGAAGTGACTATGGGACACCGGCACTTAGGGTTTCGTCAATTCGTCAAGGGAGAGTGAGTTCAGAGGCGAACTCCGTGCAAAGTACGCCAGCAAAATGTAGCTCCAGAGTTTCTCTAGGTGGAGGAGGAACTATGGGGACTTATGGTAGAACTAAGGGGAGAGATTTGTACTCGATTATTAATAACAGGTTTTCGAGTGGGAATTCCATGGAAAACTCTGATTATTCAGTACAAGTTCCGCATTTCGAGCTTGATGAAAATCCTTCGTTTTGGGCGGATCACAATGTACAA GTTTTGATAAGAATTCGGCCGCTTAGCAACATGGAGAAAGTTTCGCATGGTTATGGTCGCTGTTTGAAGCAGGAGAGCTCACAAACACTAGTATGGTTTGGTCATCCTGAGACCAGATTCACATTTGATCACATAGCCTGCGAAACCATATCACAG GAAAAGCTATTCAGGGTTGTTGGACTACCCATGGTGGAAAACTGTATGTCTGGGTACAATAGTTGTATGTTTGCTTATGGGCAG ACCGGTAGTGGCAAAACACATACTATGATGGGTGAGATAAATCAGCTAGAAGACAATATCAATGAAGATTGTGGGATAACTCCTCGCATATTTGAGTATTTATTTTCAAGGATCAGAATG GAAGAAGTGAGTAGGAGGAATGAGAAACTGAGGTTCAACTGCAAATGTTCTTTTTTGGAAATTTACAATGAGCAAATAACAGATTTGATGGAGCCTTCATCGACCAATTTACAA CTTAGAGAAGATTCAAAGAAAGGCGTATATGTTGAAAATCTTACAGAGTATCATGTGGAGACTGTTAATGATGTCACCAAGCTTCTATTACAG GGTGCTGCAAATAGAAAAATGGCAGCAACCAACATGAATAGTGAGAGCAGCCGTTCACACAGTGTATTCACTTGTATCATCGAAAGCTGGTGGGAGAAAGGTTCCACAACCCACTTTAGGTTTGCAAGGTTAAATTTAGTAGATTTGGCTGGCTCTGAAAG GCAAAAAAGCTCTGGTGCTGAAGGAGATCGTTTAAAAGAAGCagcaaatataaataaatctttATCAACTCTAGG ATTGGTGATGATGTCTTTGGTTGATTTAGCACAAGGAAAACATAGGCATGTTCCCTACAGAGATTCTCGGCTTACATTTCTACTTCAG GATTCCTTGGGTGGAAACTCAAAAACAACAATCATAGCAAATATCAGTCCATCTATGTG CTCTGCAAATGAAACACTAAGCACTCTGAAATTTGCCCAACGTGCGAAACTCATCCAAAACAAT GCTAAAGTGAATGAAGATGCTTCAGGGGATGTTGGTACTCTTCAGCGACAAATTCAACAATTAAAG GACCAATTATCCTTTCTCACGCGCCACTTTAATTTCTCGGTGAGTGCTCCTAGCTGTGTGCCAAATTTTGAAGAATCCAGTTTGGCTAGCAACCCCCATATAATCAATTCCTTGAAAGAAAAAGGAGAAGCagataatcaaaatttaattagtattgCACATGAGAAG GTGAAATCTATGGAAGCTACTTTAGTTGGAGCACTTAGGAGAGAAAAGATGGCAGAAAAGGAACTCTTGAAGTTTGAGGCCAAAATTGAGCTTGTAAATCAATTT GCTTGCCAAAGAGAGGAAGAGCTGGAGCTTGCTAGAACGATGCTAGAACTTCAAGAGGCAAAAAATAAGCATCTAGAATATTTAGTAGATGGTTCATTGCCTTCTGATCACTTTCTTATGGAAGAAAATAAAGCTTTAAAGGAAGAGAATCAGTTGCTTCAAGCAAGAGTTGACAAAATTCCACAAATGAAATGTTTTGCTTTGGACAATTTAAGACTTCATGAAAAGCTTCAAGT gTTCCAGAATTTTTATGAGCAAGGAGAACGAGAAACACTATTGGCCGAAACCTCCGAGTTACGAGAGCAG CTTTTGGACACGCTTGAAAGAAAGATAGAATCCTCCTCCACTTTTGAGAATCAT GATGGTGGTATTCTAGAAGAGTTGGAGGAGTGCAGGAACATAAACTCCCAATTGATGAG AGAAGTAGAAGAGTTAAAAGCAGAATTACGAAAACACTCTAGCTGTACTCATGCTGCTTTTGATGCT TTAACAGATTCTTTTTGGAAGGATTCCGTTGAAATTAGACTTTCAGATAGATACTCAATG GTCGAAACTGTATCCACTGAATGTGACTATGGAGATGAGATGGCATTGACCGGTCAGGCAATAAGGAACTCTATGTTTGAAGTTGGAAGTGATCGTCTACAGAGTTTAGAAAAACAGAGCAAAGTTATAGCGATGGAGGGCAATGAAGAAATGACTGCCTTGCAAGCTAAGCTGGAAAAACTAACTAAAGACCTTGAGCAGGCCAAGTTACTTAACTTCAAATATCAAGAGGATCAAACATCACAATTATCTCACCAGCATCAAGTTGAAATAATATGTGAACAGGTTGAGGCAGAGACTACAAAAACGATTATTCATTTACAGGAAAAGGTTACTGCTCTTCAAATAGAACTTAATGAGAAATTATGTTGCATGGCTCGAGAAAACATGAAACTAAAGAAAAACATACATGATAGAGAGGAAGAAATAACCGTGCTATGTGGAGAGTGGGAAAACGCAACTTTTGAACTAACAAGCTTCCTTTTGGAAGGTTCAAAATCGCTTGAAGATGCCTCAGGTCAAATTGAAAGTATCATATGTTCATTTCCTCaagcaaatgtttggattagagAACAGGTTGAGAGGGCTACCCGAGCTTGCATTAATAAGGAAGAAGCGATTTTACAGCTAGAGAAAAGTTTGGAAGATACTCAGAAGTTGGTGATAGAAATGGAGCTAAAAATAAGATCTTTGAAGGAAGCAACTCTAGCTTTGAATGAATTTCCACAATCAGATTGTGATGAAAGCATAGAGGAGTCGATCAACTTACGGATGCTGTTGAATGAGAAGATCGACATGATAAAGCTGCTAGAGAGCCAACTTAAGTGCAAGGAGGATCACATTTTGGAAGCAGAAAAACGTGCCGGTGCTGCATTTCTAGTGATGAAATGGCTATCTGACTATCACAAGGAATCTCTCGGTAATGACATCGGAAGAGGCATTCACATCTCAAAATGGGTTTATCCTGCTATAGAAGATATTGATGCTCAAATTAGCTCAGGAAGTTTAATTATAGAGTCTGGAAATGCTGTTGATGCATTATATATGGATGTCGAGATGCATTTAGCATCCATCCGAAGAGATACCTTTGAAGCTTCTACAACATACATGAACTACATTCAAGACTTGGTGAAAGAAATTCAAGAGATGAGGAGTAAATTCATGGAATTAAAAGAGAATAAAACGGGTTTTCAGTCTTCTGCAATCCGATTGCAAGCATCAAAATCACTTATGTTTCAACCTTTGGAGAACCAGCACACACTGCATGCAGTAAGAGATGAGCTTGCTAAAGGGATTGACAAGCTTAAAATCATTGAAGATTCTATTAGCAAAAATGATTATCTAGTAGAAGCTGACAATTGGAGTTCTGATTATTCTCTGTCAAGTTATTCAGCATCAGATAATGACTTTTCAAATGAAATTGTTGTTTCTCCAAACCAATTGGATGGACATACTTGTCACTCTATGTTTTCTGGAAAGATACCTGAAGAGATTGTCGACCTAACATTTCAGATGGACTTATCAGCTGAAAACGGCACCGAAGATTTGAAGAAGACATTGGAAAATTCGCATCACAATGAAGCAATGACATCGTGCATAAGAAAGGAGGTGAAGTTGGCAATTACTGCTTTTAACAGCCTGTATGCTCACTTAACCACAATTCTTGATGAGAAGAAAATTGTAGATAGTTCCTGTCCAGGAG GGACGAATAATAGTTTTGGGTCGAGGATGGAAATTGAAGAAGTTCTGGCTCCTAATAATAGTGAG GTAGCTTCTGATGATAAGGTTAATCATGTTCATGCTAGCACTTTCATCTGCAAATTTGAGGAAGCTCGTGAAACAATGATGGAAGCTGATCATATGTTGAATGCATTACTAAAAGCAAATGAAAATGCAAAAGAATTGAATGAAAAGTGGAAGCAAGCAAGTGAGAAACTGATGGTGGAGAGGTCACAATTAGTTGAAGAAAATGAGCAGCTTAAGGCTTCAATAAATTTGAAAGACgaagaaaacaaattaaaactggATGAAATTTGTAATGGTCTGGTAGAACTAAGAGAGTCTATATCTTTGTTTGAAGGATGTTTTCTGCAGATGCAAAGAGTAGTGAATGACAGTTGCAAGTTCTTATTTTCAGATGTGTTACACATGGGAAACGAGATGCTTCATTTCATTTGCAACTCAAGATCATCACTGGAAGATATTTTCTCTGAGATAATGGAGAAGGAATTTGCTCACTTTGTAATGCATCAATGTGTTGTAGAAGCAACTATCCACAGAATTCGAAACTTTAGTGTACAATCTGAAATTCACCCATCTGAACAAGAAGAATGCCATATGGTAACTAAttcttcacaaacagtttacaacAATAGTCAAGATGATACTGTTATTTCTCATAACAAGGTGGCAGGAGGAGAACAATTGGGTATATTGAATGAAACTATGACGTATAAGAATTTGTCACTGGAAAAAGAACTGCAAAGGAAAGAAGTTTTGTTGAAGGGTTTGCATTTGGAATTTAGTTTTCTGCAAGAAGCTGTCTCAAAGAGAAAAGATATAAAAGATGAAACTCAGAAGCTAATTTTAGCTTTGAATGAAGTTCGGTATGAGCTTGAGATGAAAACAAGTCAGTTTGATAACCTATTGGTTCAGTATAAAAAGTTTGAAGGCTATCTGGCGGATTCTAAAAATGCTTTGTCCATATCAAATTCTGATCTTTGCAATGCGAAGGAAAAAATAGATACATTGTCAAAGGAAAATACAGAGTTAAAAATGCAGCTAAAAGATCTATATCTGAAAAAATCTGAAGCTGAAGAACAGATGAAAGAACAGAAGGAGGTAGTCAGAGGCCTAGAAAAGGAAATCATCCACTTAACTTCAGCTGTTGAGAAAGAAATAAGTTCTTCAGTTGAAGGCTTGGAGGAAGACTTAAGAAAGGCTGCTGATGAGAGAGATCAACTCCGTGAAGAAATTTGCTCCTTGAATGATCAGCTCGAGGTGGCATATGCATTAGCCGATGAACGTGAAGCTATCTCTGTTGAATCTCGACAT GAGTCGGAGGCAAGTAAATTATACGCTGAACAAAAGGAAGAAGAGGTCAAAATTTTAGAACATTCCGTTGAGGAGCTTGATTCTACCATTAACGTTTTGGAGAAAAAG GTGTATGAAATGGATGAGGAGGTAGAAAGACATAAATTAGTTAGAGAGTCATTAGAACTGGAACTCCAAGCTTTGAGAGACAGATTGTTGACAGCAGGAAACTTCACCGACATTATAAATTCCGTAAATGCAACTGCTGCACAGAGTGAAGATCCTGTATCCAG GCAATTTCAGCATAGATTATTGGAACTTCATGAGGCTCATAATCAGATAAGACTTCTTGAGAGGGACGTTGCACAAAAGGATGAAGAG atcaAGCAATGGAAAGAGTACATTTCTGAACTTGTTTTGCATTCTGAAGCCCAAGCATCACAGTACCAAAAGAAG TACATGACTTTGGAAGCCATGGTGCACGAGGTTAGTTCAGCAGCTGCGCCGCCGCCACCACCGGATAATAGTGGGAAAAGCTCAATAAGGACAAGGGGCTCAAGCTCACCATTCCGGTGTATCTCAAATTTGGTTCAGCAGATGAATTTAGAAAAGGATCAGGAACTGTCTGTGGCAAGGGTTCGTGTACAAGAGCTAGAAGCAATGCTGGCTAGTCGACAAAAAGAG GTATGCATGCTAAATGCTAGACTGGCTGCAGCAGAAAGCATGACACATGATGTCATTCGTGATTTACTCGGGGTCAAATTGGATATGACCAATTATGCA AATTTAATTGACCAGTGCCAAGTCCAAAGATTACTGGAGGCAGCTCATAATCACACTGAGGAGTACAAAGCAAAG GAGCAGGAAACCCTCAACTTGAAGAGACAGATTAATGATCTGATGGAGGAAAAAGAGAG ATTGTTAAATCAACCCTCAGATGCATCTTATGACTGCAGTTGCATATTGGAGTTGACTCAGAAAGAATCAGAATTACTTGATGCTCAGATAACACTGGAGCAACTACAGGAGCGAGATCAGTTGCTTTCTCAACAGAATGAAATGTTGAAG ATGGACAAGACCAATCTACTGAAGAAAGTTGTAGAACTAGATGATAAACTGAAAACCCTTTTGGGAAAACAGAGTACCCAAAACCAACTTCAAAGAACATCGAAAATTAAG GAGAAGATGGATAGTGACCATTTGACTAAGAAACTGGCACACTCCGAGAAGATTCTTTCTCGTGTGACTGATGAACTTGCACATTATCAGAACTCTAGCAGTAATCAACTGCATTTCGACAACCGACGTAGCTCTAGAAGATGA